A stretch of the Massilia sp. W12 genome encodes the following:
- a CDS encoding carboxyl transferase domain-containing protein, with translation MILESKLNSRSEDFKANAQAMQSVVDDLRQKIALIEQGGGEQARAKHVARGKLLPRERVQMLLDPGAPFLEFSQMAAWDMYQDEKGVAAAPAAGIITGIGRIAGIECVIVCNDATVKGGTYYPMTVKKHLRAQEIAEQNNLPCVYLVDSGGANLPNQDEVFPDRDHFGRIFYNQANLSSKGIAQIAVVMGSCTAGGAYVPAMSDESIIVKNQGTIFLGGPPLVKAATGEVVSAEDLGGGDVHTRLSGVADHLAQNDLHALALARQSVSRLNRQKLPNIPLREVREPLFPASELYGVIPVDTRKPFDVREVIARIVDGSEFDEFKARYGATLVCGFAHIHGMPVGIIANNGILFSESALKGAHFIELCCQRKIPLVFLQNITGFMVGRKYENEGIARNGAKMVTAVATASVPKFTVIIGGSFGAGNYGMCGRAYSPRFMWMWPNARISVMGGEQAASVLATVKRDGIEAKGGAWSAEEEEKFKQPIRQQYEEQGHPYYATARLWDDGIIDPADTRTVLGLGLSAALNAPIPEPRFSVFRM, from the coding sequence ATGATTCTTGAATCAAAACTGAACAGCCGCAGCGAAGACTTCAAAGCCAATGCGCAAGCCATGCAAAGCGTGGTCGATGATCTGCGGCAAAAAATCGCCTTGATCGAACAGGGCGGCGGCGAGCAGGCGCGCGCCAAACATGTGGCGCGCGGCAAGCTTTTGCCGCGTGAGCGGGTGCAAATGCTGCTCGATCCCGGCGCCCCTTTCCTGGAATTCTCGCAAATGGCGGCCTGGGATATGTACCAGGATGAGAAAGGCGTGGCGGCGGCGCCTGCCGCCGGCATCATCACAGGAATTGGCCGCATCGCCGGCATCGAATGCGTGATTGTCTGCAATGACGCCACCGTCAAAGGCGGCACGTATTACCCGATGACGGTGAAAAAACATTTGCGCGCGCAGGAAATCGCCGAGCAAAACAATCTGCCCTGCGTGTATCTGGTGGACTCGGGCGGCGCGAATCTGCCGAATCAGGATGAAGTCTTCCCCGACCGCGACCACTTTGGCCGCATTTTCTACAATCAAGCCAATCTGTCTTCCAAAGGCATCGCGCAAATCGCGGTGGTTATGGGTTCCTGCACCGCCGGCGGCGCATATGTGCCGGCGATGAGCGATGAATCCATCATCGTCAAAAACCAGGGCACCATCTTTCTGGGCGGCCCGCCGCTGGTGAAAGCCGCCACCGGCGAAGTGGTCTCCGCCGAAGACCTGGGCGGCGGCGATGTGCACACCCGCCTGTCCGGCGTGGCCGATCATCTGGCGCAAAACGATTTGCATGCGCTGGCGCTGGCGCGCCAATCGGTATCGCGCTTAAACCGGCAAAAACTGCCGAATATTCCGCTGCGCGAAGTGCGCGAGCCGCTCTTCCCGGCGTCTGAATTGTATGGCGTGATTCCGGTCGATACGCGCAAACCGTTTGATGTGCGCGAAGTGATCGCGCGGATTGTCGATGGCAGCGAATTCGACGAATTCAAAGCGCGCTACGGCGCCACCCTGGTGTGCGGTTTCGCCCACATTCACGGCATGCCGGTCGGCATCATCGCCAATAACGGCATTCTGTTCTCCGAATCAGCCTTGAAAGGCGCGCACTTTATCGAGCTGTGCTGCCAGCGCAAGATTCCGCTGGTGTTTTTGCAAAACATCACCGGCTTCATGGTCGGGCGCAAATATGAAAATGAAGGCATCGCGCGCAATGGCGCCAAGATGGTGACGGCAGTGGCCACCGCCAGCGTGCCGAAATTCACCGTGATCATCGGCGGCAGCTTCGGCGCCGGCAATTACGGCATGTGCGGGCGCGCGTATTCGCCGCGCTTTATGTGGATGTGGCCGAATGCGCGTATCTCGGTGATGGGCGGCGAGCAAGCCGCCTCGGTGCTGGCCACCGTCAAGCGCGACGGGATTGAAGCCAAAGGCGGGGCCTGGAGCGCGGAAGAAGAGGAAAAATTCAAGCAACCGATCCGCCAGCAATACGAAGAACAGGGCCACCCCTACTACGCCACCGCGCGCCTGTGGGACGATGGCATCATCGACCCGGCGGACACCCGCACCGTGCTGGGCCTGGGCCTGTCGGCAGCGCTGAATGCGCCTATCCCGGAACCGCGTTTCTCTGTATTCCGCATGTAA
- a CDS encoding 8-amino-7-oxononanoate synthase, whose translation MTGLAQVRQALHGLQQAGLRRTLRTCHSACAPQLTVSMAGQDASPMLAFASNDYLGLAGHPALRAALIEGVQEWGVGSGASHLISGHYAVHEALEARLAASQAAHIPQAGALYLGSGYLANSGLLPALAALAPSEIFSADLNHASIIDGCRLARCPAQVWPHQDLAQLAAQLQASRAQQKIVVTDAVFSMDGVIAPLAALLALCEEYDAWLVLDDAHGFGVLGAQGHGALEHAALHSERLIYLGTLGKAAGVGGAFIAAHADLIEWLRQKMRSYIFTTASAPALACALLAALDLIEGTEGRTARAHLQDLRTSWQSMALPDCWPRLTSPTAIQALLLGENQAALDLSHALWRRGVWVPAIRPPTVPAGTARLRITLSAAHSLADLQRLQHALQAIHREGL comes from the coding sequence ATGACTGGGCTGGCGCAGGTGCGTCAAGCGCTGCACGGCTTGCAACAAGCCGGCCTGCGCCGCACCCTGCGCACCTGTCACAGCGCCTGCGCGCCGCAACTCACGGTCAGCATGGCGGGACAGGACGCCAGCCCTATGCTGGCCTTCGCCAGCAATGATTATCTGGGCCTGGCGGGGCACCCGGCCCTGCGCGCGGCCTTGATTGAAGGCGTGCAGGAATGGGGCGTCGGCAGCGGCGCCTCGCACCTGATCAGCGGCCATTACGCCGTGCATGAGGCGCTCGAAGCGCGCCTGGCGGCCAGTCAGGCGGCGCATATTCCACAAGCCGGCGCGCTGTATCTGGGCAGCGGTTATCTGGCCAATAGCGGTTTGCTGCCGGCCTTGGCGGCGCTGGCTCCGAGTGAGATTTTTTCAGCGGATTTAAACCACGCCTCGATTATTGACGGCTGCCGGCTGGCGCGCTGCCCGGCGCAAGTCTGGCCGCATCAGGATCTGGCGCAACTGGCGGCGCAATTGCAAGCCAGCCGCGCGCAGCAAAAAATCGTGGTGACAGACGCTGTGTTTTCGATGGATGGCGTGATCGCGCCGCTGGCTGCGCTGCTCGCCTTATGCGAGGAATATGATGCCTGGCTGGTGCTGGACGATGCGCATGGTTTTGGCGTGCTCGGCGCGCAGGGCCATGGCGCGCTCGAACACGCCGCTTTGCACAGCGAGCGCCTGATTTATCTGGGCACCCTGGGCAAAGCCGCCGGCGTCGGCGGCGCCTTTATCGCCGCACATGCCGATCTGATCGAATGGCTGCGCCAGAAAATGCGCAGCTATATTTTCACCACCGCCAGCGCGCCGGCCCTGGCCTGCGCCTTGCTGGCGGCGCTGGATTTGATTGAAGGGACAGAAGGCCGGACGGCGCGCGCCCACTTGCAAGACTTGCGCACAAGCTGGCAAAGCATGGCGCTGCCGGATTGCTGGCCAAGGCTGACCTCGCCGACCGCGATTCAAGCCCTGCTGCTGGGAGAAAACCAGGCCGCGCTGGATTTAAGCCATGCCTTATGGCGGCGCGGCGTGTGGGTTCCGGCGATCCGCCCGCCCACCGTGCCGGCAGGCACAGCGCGCCTGCGCATCACCCTGTCCGCCGCGCACAGCCTGGCTGATTTACAGCGCTTGCAACACGCCTTGCAGGCAATTCACCGCGAGGGACTATGA
- a CDS encoding SDR family oxidoreductase, which translates to MRQVAIITGASEGIGAELARQMARQHGADLALVLAARRQDALQAVAQECETFACTVLVQICDVGEESACRALIDACITRFGRLDILINNAGVSAHALLEDVHDLQWYQDVMRVNLWGSVWCTHAALPHLKASRGRIVAVSSLAGLVGVPGRTAYSASKFAMNGFFEALRIELKPAGVSVTLAYPGVVATRIRYHGYNAQGQPAGVSGLKEENAMRVEECARLILRGMQARQRDVVMTFKGKLGRWLKLLLPGVIENIALAAVKQDMGPKNRA; encoded by the coding sequence ATGCGCCAAGTCGCTATCATCACCGGCGCCTCTGAAGGCATAGGCGCGGAGCTGGCGCGCCAGATGGCGCGTCAGCATGGCGCAGACTTGGCCCTGGTGCTGGCGGCGCGCCGCCAGGACGCCTTGCAAGCCGTGGCGCAGGAATGCGAAACCTTTGCATGCACCGTTCTGGTGCAAATTTGCGATGTCGGTGAGGAAAGCGCCTGCCGCGCCCTGATCGACGCCTGCATCACGCGCTTTGGCCGGCTCGACATCCTGATCAATAACGCCGGCGTTTCCGCCCATGCCCTGCTGGAAGACGTGCATGACTTGCAGTGGTATCAAGACGTGATGCGGGTCAATCTGTGGGGCAGCGTCTGGTGTACGCACGCCGCGCTGCCGCATCTGAAAGCCAGCCGGGGCCGCATCGTCGCCGTGTCCTCACTTGCCGGCCTGGTCGGCGTGCCCGGGCGCACCGCCTATTCCGCCAGCAAATTCGCCATGAATGGCTTTTTTGAAGCCTTGCGCATCGAACTCAAACCCGCCGGCGTCAGCGTCACCCTGGCCTATCCCGGCGTGGTCGCCACGCGCATCCGCTACCACGGCTACAATGCGCAGGGCCAGCCGGCTGGCGTGAGCGGCTTGAAAGAAGAAAACGCGATGCGTGTGGAAGAATGCGCGCGCCTGATTTTGCGCGGCATGCAAGCGCGCCAGCGCGATGTGGTGATGACCTTCAAGGGCAAGCTGGGGCGCTGGCTCAAACTGCTGTTGCCCGGCGTGATCGAAAACATTGCGCTGGCCGCTGTCAAACAAGACATGGGCCCGAAAAACCGCGCCTGA
- the bioA gene encoding adenosylmethionine--8-amino-7-oxononanoate transaminase, whose translation MISSAEMVQRSLASVWHPCTQMQHHEQTPLIPLARGAGPWLYDQDGWRYLDAISSWWVNLFGHANPRINAAVIKQLETLEHAMLAGFTHAPVIELSERLSALTGHALGHAFYASDGASAIEIALKMSFHYWQNQGQKEKQEYICLRGSYHGETVGALGVTDVALFREAYGALIRPAHLVASPDARQAGAGEDAQAVALRAAAEVENVLHRRAGQIAAIIVEPLVQCASGMQMHHPLYLQKLRALCDAHQVHLIADEIAVGCGRTGTFFACEQAHIWPDFLCLSKGISGGYLPLSVVLSTEAVYQAFYDADIRRGFLHSHSYTGNPLACRAALATLDIFAQDDVLARNQAQAQRIMEGLQSIAALPQVRHLRQCGMIFAFDVDASFQHGPSFARRIFAAAAKNELLLRPIGNTVYLMPPYVLNPAETAHLLQATEDSLRAVLREADGAYDAARAQQSAAEAAA comes from the coding sequence ATGATCAGCAGCGCGGAAATGGTGCAACGCAGTCTGGCCAGCGTCTGGCATCCCTGCACCCAAATGCAGCACCATGAGCAAACCCCGCTGATTCCCTTGGCGCGCGGGGCCGGCCCCTGGCTGTATGATCAGGACGGCTGGCGCTATCTGGACGCGATCAGCTCCTGGTGGGTGAATTTATTCGGGCACGCCAATCCGCGCATCAATGCCGCTGTCATCAAACAGCTGGAAACCCTGGAACACGCGATGCTGGCCGGCTTCACGCATGCGCCGGTGATCGAACTCTCAGAACGCCTGAGCGCGCTGACCGGGCATGCCCTGGGCCATGCGTTTTATGCTTCCGATGGCGCATCCGCGATTGAAATCGCGCTGAAAATGAGTTTTCACTACTGGCAAAATCAGGGACAGAAGGAAAAACAGGAATACATCTGCCTGCGCGGCTCTTACCATGGCGAAACCGTGGGCGCGCTCGGCGTCACCGATGTGGCCCTGTTCCGCGAGGCTTACGGGGCGTTGATCCGTCCCGCGCACCTGGTCGCCAGCCCGGACGCGCGCCAGGCCGGCGCGGGTGAAGACGCGCAAGCCGTGGCCCTGCGCGCCGCCGCCGAAGTGGAAAACGTATTGCACCGCCGCGCCGGCCAGATCGCCGCCATCATCGTCGAACCGCTGGTGCAATGCGCCAGCGGCATGCAGATGCACCACCCGCTGTATCTGCAAAAACTGCGCGCGCTGTGCGATGCGCATCAAGTGCATTTAATTGCGGATGAAATCGCGGTCGGCTGTGGCCGCACCGGCACATTCTTCGCCTGCGAACAGGCGCACATCTGGCCGGATTTTCTCTGCCTCTCGAAAGGCATCAGCGGCGGCTATCTGCCGCTTTCGGTGGTGCTCAGCACGGAGGCGGTGTATCAGGCGTTTTACGACGCCGATATACGGCGCGGTTTTTTGCATTCGCACTCCTACACCGGCAATCCGCTGGCTTGCCGCGCGGCCCTGGCCACCTTGGATATTTTTGCGCAAGACGATGTGTTGGCGCGCAATCAGGCGCAGGCGCAGCGCATCATGGAGGGCCTGCAAAGCATCGCCGCGCTGCCGCAAGTGCGTCACCTGCGCCAATGCGGCATGATATTCGCCTTTGATGTGGACGCCAGCTTCCAGCATGGCCCCAGCTTTGCGCGGCGCATCTTCGCCGCCGCCGCCAAAAATGAATTATTGCTGCGCCCGATCGGCAACACCGTGTATTTGATGCCGCCCTATGTGCTGAACCCGGCGGAAACCGCGCACCTGCTGCAAGCCACCGAAGACAGTTTGCGCGCCGTGTTGCGCGAGGCGGATGGCGCATATGACGCCGCACGCGCGCAGCAAAGCGCTGCCGAGGCCGCCGCATGA
- the bioD gene encoding dethiobiotin synthase, whose product MSVFSCFVTGTDTDIGKTLVSATLLHQLKRQGLRTVGMKPVAAGCVLQQGQRSNADIEQLQQASSIETPLEMRCQYLFDPFCAPHIAAARNGVQIELAPIVQQYHALQTLADAIIIEGVGGFCVPLSAQYDTADLAQRLNAPVLLVVGLRLGCINHALLTQEAVRARGLQLLGWVGNLIDPHMAYPDENIATLKQKLHAPCLGIIPRLTCSTPQQAGQAVRYLDFASLSSWPH is encoded by the coding sequence ATGAGCGTTTTTTCCTGCTTCGTCACCGGCACCGATACCGATATCGGCAAAACCCTGGTCAGCGCCACCCTCTTGCACCAGCTCAAGCGGCAAGGCTTGCGCACGGTCGGCATGAAACCGGTGGCCGCCGGCTGCGTGCTGCAGCAAGGTCAGCGCAGCAATGCCGATATCGAACAATTGCAGCAAGCTTCCAGCATTGAGACGCCGCTGGAAATGCGCTGCCAATATTTATTTGATCCGTTTTGCGCGCCGCATATCGCCGCCGCGCGCAATGGCGTGCAAATCGAACTGGCCCCCATCGTGCAGCAATATCACGCCCTGCAAACCCTGGCCGACGCCATCATTATCGAAGGCGTGGGCGGGTTTTGCGTGCCGCTCTCAGCGCAATACGACACCGCCGATCTGGCCCAGCGTTTGAACGCGCCGGTGCTGCTGGTGGTCGGCCTGCGCCTGGGTTGCATCAATCACGCCCTGCTGACGCAAGAAGCGGTGCGCGCGCGCGGTTTGCAGCTGTTGGGCTGGGTCGGCAATCTGATTGATCCGCACATGGCCTACCCGGATGAAAACATCGCCACCTTGAAACAAAAATTGCACGCACCCTGCCTGGGGATTATTCCGCGCCTGACTTGCAGCACGCCGCAGCAAGCCGGGCAGGCCGTGCGTTACCTCGACTTCGCCAGCCTAAGCAGCTGGCCCCATTGA
- a CDS encoding YchJ family metal-binding protein yields the protein MSKAKSAACPCGGANYAACCGPLLQGAAHAGWAGQLMRSRYTAFTRRDEAYLLATWHPATRPPAPLFDQEETPLWLGLEVKSDLRLRKRKEASSDVPPDLRQLAPQAQQWDTVEFVARYRQRDGRAHRLHEISRFVLEDQGDGARWYYVDGATGDSK from the coding sequence ATGAGCAAAGCCAAATCTGCCGCCTGCCCTTGCGGCGGCGCCAATTACGCCGCCTGCTGCGGGCCTTTGCTGCAAGGCGCCGCGCACGCCGGCTGGGCCGGGCAGCTGATGCGCTCGCGCTATACCGCATTCACCCGGCGCGATGAAGCTTACCTGCTGGCCACCTGGCATCCCGCAACCCGCCCGCCAGCGCCACTTTTTGACCAGGAAGAGACGCCGCTGTGGCTGGGTCTTGAGGTAAAATCTGATTTACGTTTACGTAAACGTAAAGAAGCAAGCAGCGATGTGCCGCCGGATTTGCGCCAGCTGGCGCCGCAGGCGCAACAATGGGATACCGTGGAATTTGTGGCGCGCTACCGGCAACGCGATGGACGCGCGCACCGCTTGCATGAAATCAGCCGTTTCGTATTGGAAGACCAGGGCGATGGTGCGCGCTGGTACTACGTGGATGGCGCTACTGGGGATAGCAAATGA
- a CDS encoding enoyl-CoA hydratase/isomerase family protein, which produces MEFQTLLLQREAHVARLTINRPEVANALNETVIAELAAAFAALDAEPDVHVIVLSGAGRFFCAGADANWMRKMADYTPEQNRADAQGLADMLNRIDSCRKPVVAQVNGDAMGGGVGLVAVCDIVVAEEQARFALSEVKLGLIPATISPYVIRALGMQQARCLFITGERFNAPRARELGLAHRVCASGESAAAVQALLAELSANGPQAMQQAKRLVRDIGGQAINAALIADTAQRIADIRATPEAKEGLSAFLAKRKPAWVEPQQ; this is translated from the coding sequence ATGGAATTTCAAACCCTGTTGCTGCAACGTGAGGCGCATGTCGCGCGCCTCACCATCAACCGCCCGGAAGTGGCGAATGCGCTGAATGAAACCGTGATCGCCGAACTGGCGGCGGCCTTTGCCGCGCTGGACGCCGAGCCGGATGTGCATGTGATTGTGCTGAGCGGGGCCGGGCGCTTCTTCTGCGCCGGCGCGGACGCCAACTGGATGCGCAAAATGGCCGATTACACGCCCGAGCAAAACCGCGCCGATGCGCAAGGCCTGGCCGATATGCTGAACCGCATCGACAGCTGCCGCAAGCCGGTGGTGGCGCAAGTCAATGGCGACGCCATGGGCGGCGGCGTCGGCCTGGTGGCGGTGTGCGATATCGTGGTGGCGGAAGAGCAAGCCCGCTTTGCCCTGAGCGAAGTCAAACTCGGCCTGATTCCGGCCACCATTTCTCCCTATGTGATCCGGGCCTTGGGCATGCAGCAAGCGCGCTGTCTGTTCATCACCGGCGAGCGCTTTAACGCGCCGCGCGCGCGCGAACTCGGCCTGGCGCACCGCGTCTGCGCCAGCGGCGAAAGCGCGGCGGCGGTGCAAGCCCTGTTAGCCGAACTGAGCGCGAATGGGCCGCAAGCGATGCAACAGGCCAAGCGGCTGGTGCGCGATATCGGCGGCCAGGCCATCAACGCGGCACTGATCGCCGACACCGCGCAGCGCATCGCCGATATCCGCGCCACGCCGGAAGCCAAAGAAGGTTTATCGGCCTTCCTGGCCAAGCGCAAACCGGCCTGGGTGGAGCCGCAGCAATGA
- the bioB gene encoding biotin synthase BioB codes for MPDTVTQPITLHKRAVAADARCSLQSVLDLFDLPFNELLWRAQQVQRENFPAQDVELATLLSIKTGGCEEDCGYCPQAARYDTGVEAKKILGLDEVLQAAQSAKASGATRFCMGAAWRSPKERDLEKVEAMVRGVKALGLETCATLGMLEEGQAERLQQAGLDYYNHNLDTAPEFYGKVITTRDYEDRLNTLERVRGAGLKVCCGGIVGMGESRLQRAGLLAQLANLDPYPESVPINHLVQVEGTPLHGQDKLDPLEFVRTIAVARIIMPRARVRLSAGRREMGEAVQALCFLAGANSIFYGDKLLTTGNPEANDDQALLAKLGLPVRHVQMAETEGCCD; via the coding sequence ATGCCTGACACCGTGACGCAACCCATCACCCTGCACAAGCGCGCCGTGGCCGCCGATGCGCGCTGCTCGCTGCAAAGCGTGCTTGATCTGTTTGACCTGCCTTTCAATGAATTGCTGTGGCGCGCCCAGCAAGTGCAGCGCGAAAATTTCCCGGCGCAAGATGTCGAGCTGGCCACCCTGCTGTCGATCAAAACCGGCGGCTGTGAAGAAGATTGCGGCTATTGCCCGCAAGCCGCGCGCTATGACACCGGGGTTGAAGCCAAGAAAATTCTGGGCTTGGATGAAGTGCTGCAAGCCGCGCAAAGCGCCAAAGCCAGCGGCGCCACCCGTTTTTGCATGGGCGCCGCCTGGCGCTCACCGAAAGAACGCGATCTGGAAAAAGTCGAAGCCATGGTGCGCGGCGTCAAGGCGCTCGGCCTGGAAACCTGCGCCACGCTCGGCATGCTGGAAGAGGGACAGGCAGAGCGCCTGCAACAAGCCGGACTGGATTATTACAATCACAATCTGGACACCGCGCCGGAGTTTTACGGCAAAGTGATCACCACGCGCGACTATGAAGACCGCCTGAACACGCTGGAAAGGGTGCGCGGGGCCGGCCTGAAAGTATGCTGCGGCGGCATCGTCGGCATGGGTGAAAGCCGCTTGCAACGCGCCGGCCTGCTGGCGCAGTTGGCGAATCTCGATCCCTATCCCGAATCCGTCCCCATTAATCATCTGGTGCAGGTCGAAGGCACGCCGCTGCACGGCCAGGACAAACTCGATCCGCTCGAATTTGTGCGCACCATCGCCGTCGCCCGCATCATCATGCCGCGCGCGCGCGTGCGTCTGTCGGCGGGCCGGCGCGAAATGGGCGAAGCGGTGCAAGCGCTGTGCTTCCTGGCTGGCGCGAATTCGATTTTCTATGGCGACAAGCTGCTCACCACCGGCAACCCGGAAGCCAATGATGACCAAGCCCTGTTAGCCAAACTCGGCCTGCCGGTGCGCCATGTGCAGATGGCGGAAACCGAAGGCTGCTGCGACTGA